The Prinia subflava isolate CZ2003 ecotype Zambia chromosome 23, Cam_Psub_1.2, whole genome shotgun sequence region CCAACAAACACCAGCGGAAATATTGGTGCAAAATCGCCGCAAACGGGGTCTGCTACACCATCATCTCCTCCAGCAGCGCCCCCCAGGGCCAGTACACGGGCAGGGTGGCCCTGGGGGACGTCCCCCAGAATGGCACCTTCAGGGTGACAATGacagggctgaggagcagcgACTCGGGCACCTACAGGTGTGGCATTGGCACCTCCAACCAAGGGCTCTACGTCAGCCTCAACCTGACGGTTCTCCCAGGTAGGATTTGTTTTCCTGGCTCCTGGGAGGGGTTTGGGATCAGGTGCCTCTCAGCTTTTTCTATTAGccagaaataaatttctattTATGATTTTGGGGTGTAAAAGCAACAGGGTTTGGCCAAATCAGCTGTTCAGAAATGTAGAATGAAACCCTCTCCAGCCTGTTGGAAACAGGTTTGGAGATTCTGGGGAAAGGCACAGGGGAAACTCTGAGTGAACGGGCTTTGGAGAAGTGAAGGAAACAACTGATGGAGTTTCAGTGTGTGTGGATATTTTTGAGTTATTATCAGCTAAAAAGCTGAATATTTATtatcctggagcagagctcaggagcATGGCCTGAGATAACTCACAGAGCCAAAAGGATGGGGCAGGTTTTGgggggctctgtgtgctggcagtccctgtcctgctctctccctgcagaCGCCCCGGTGTCAAGGCCAACCCAGCTCATCCGAGGGGAGCTCCACGGCTCTGTCACAGTCCTGTGCccctctggggacacccagagGGACCAGAAGAGGTTCTGGTGCAaagtgggcaggagcagctgctctctcGTGGCCAGCTCTGACGGCTACGTGGGCAGGAGGCACCAAGGACGGGTGGTGATCACCCCCCAGGACAGTTCTGGAGCTTTCAAAGTCCTGATGAACGACCTGAAGAGGGAAGATTCGGGGCTGTATCTGTGTGGGACACAAGGACAGAGGGGCCAGGACAGCCCACAGGAGGTGGTCCTGCAGGTGGACACAGGTAGGACGGGGCACGGGGGGCTCAGTGCAGGGTGAGGGGCATGAAATGCTGATTCTGTGCCCTCCTTGCAGCCTCCGCCCTTCCCAGGAGACCCAAATTCCTCAGCGGCACCGTCGGGGGCTCGCTGTCCTTCCAGTGCCACCACGACCCGCGGGGCACCTACGAGAGGCAGTACCTGTGCaggtggcagggagggagctgccaggtgctgctggagccccgGGGCTTCGTGCTGGAGCCCTACCGGGGGCGGCTGCGGGTGTCGGGCAGGGACCCCGAGCGCGGGAGCTACacggtgctgctggggcagctgagggAGGAGGACGAAGGCTGGTACTGGTGTGGGGCCACCCGCGGCCACGCCGAGCTCACGTCCCCCCTGAAGCTGCTCATCCACAAGGGTAGGTGGTGGCACGGGCCCCAAACTGTCCCACACCCTGagaaacagcagcttttcctttttcctttttcctttttcctttttccttttttctttcccctttttcctttttccttttttctttcccctttttcctttcccctttttcctttcccctttcctttcctttcctttcctttcctttcctttcctttcctttcctttcctttcctttcctttcctttcctttcctttcctttcctttcctttcctttcctttcctttcctttcctttcctttcctttcctttcctttcctttcctttcctttcctttcccttccctttccctttccctttccctttccctttccctttccctttccctttccctttatttcacagaaagggtgataaagccctgcagtgttctgcccagggaggtggtggaatcaccacCCCTGGATATGTTTAAGGAAAGATTGAATGTGGCTctcatggtttagttgaggagtttgggctgggttggactcgatgatcttgaaggtcttttccaacctgataattctgtgattctgtgatcagcAGTGGAGGTGATGCTGGAGCTTTTCAGGGGTGAGGGAGCTGAGCTTGctttcagcttttaaataattcaggaagaaatttttagGATTTCTTTCCCAAGAGATTTCCTGGGTTTGGATGGCATCATTGGGTGCTGGTGATGCAAACCCCCAGGGTGTGACACCCTGGCaagtgcagcacagggaggcGTTTGGCTCTGAGGAGAAGCTGAAGGTTTGAGAAACTGCAGAGCATAAACTGATCCACGGAACTGCTCCCCTGGAAAAGGCAGagtggggctgaggcaggaACGCTGGCCAGGAATTCAGGTTCTCATCAGAGCTTTCTGCAGCACTCCAAGGAGAGCAGAAATGCCTGAGCCCGGTTTTTCACATGAGTTGAGAGATGAAAAGTGCAAATCTTTGGCAAATCTGCAAACGCCTGTGCCAAAGGGTGGGAGTTAAAGCCTCAAAATCCTCTCCTCTGCAGGAACAACCACTCCCGTGAGAGCCACGGCGCCAGGTCCTGCTGccaacagcacagccaggcatgGGGGCATGGCAGACGTGATGGGCACTGTCCCGAAGGACACCACCATGGGCACTGTCCCCAAGGACACTGCCATGGGCACTGTCCCCAAGCACACCACCACGGGCACTgtcacccacagcagcagctccctgctgcccactgcCACCTCTGCCACCTCTGCCACCTCCGCCACCTCCCCAGGTGAAACCTTTCAGGAGAGGTGAGTCCACAGCCACGTCCTTGGGGTTTTACCTGTCTGCCCCCTCTCCGCAGCCctgtgggagctgtgcccagctgagaGCACCTCCAGGGgacaggagaagggagggaaggcagcGAGGTCACCTCATGTCCGTGCACACTTTGGActtgcccctgcccctgctggtgctggctgctgctgtggagcagaTGCCAGAGtcaacagctctgctcctgctgcttccctgggctcagggcCTTGGAAACGTGGCTGAGGCTTGAGCAACAGCCCTGCTGGACGTgtggctgctctcagctcccCTTCCCcgagccctgcagcagccaggagcccaCTGGAACCCcacccagggcagtgctgggagcttgTTGTTCCACCAGGAGTGAGCTTTGGGCAGGGTTCGCCCAAGGGCTGGCACGGTTCTGGCCAGGAATTTCTCCCAGGTCTTTCTCCACACCCGTTGCTGTGTCTCACCCCAGAGCAAGCAGCTCCCCTGTGGATTTGCCTGCTGTGCCCCCTCGAGCAGCTCCCAGTCccccccagccagccctgctgagggatCTGGGGCAGacgcagcaggagctgcaggacagccagAACCCAGCTGGGCAAAGCCCACAAATGCAGCTCCACACCGAGATGGGCACCTCGGGTTCACCTCCACCCCATCCTCCCCATCCACATCCTCCCCCAGCCACATCTCCCTGACATCctgagagaaagagggaaaacacCTTCCAAAGGTGTGAGGCTTGTGAGGACTCACCAAAAGGACGAATTGCTTGTGAATTTGTGTAGTGCAAACAGCTCATTTTCCCTTTGGAGGGGCTAATTCAGCTGGCAGCACAAAccccacacagcagctgtggaaatCACTTCCTCATGAGCCAAGCTCCACATCAAACAACTGCAACTCTCCTTGACTCTGTTGACTTTTCTTTGACTCAGTCAGAGTTTACAACTCCTTGGTGCTCTTTAGTGTGAACACAACCACCTGCCCGAGCCACAGAGGTGACTGCAGACCTGATTTAATCCTGGCTCATCTCCCCAGCTCCTCGGGTGAGCCACGGCTGCTCCCAGTTGTGTTAccagctctgcttttgctgATTTGCATCACCGCCACCCTCCTCGCCCTGGCCAAAATCAAGCTTCGAAAGCAGACAGGTAAATTGGCCAGGCAACACCTTTTGGTTGTTTTGCAagggctctgcctgtgcttttCCAAGGGCTGGAGTCTGACCCGTGGAATATTTCCATCTCCCAGACACGTGTCTGTTCTGCAGCCCCACAACGTGGCTGGACCTGCAAGCAAAGTCCTTGAggagttgtttggttttgttttaaacgTGCTCAAAAGCAAAGCAGGTGAAGGAAGTGGAAACCCTGAAGCCCTGCTGAAAGCAAGGCTGGGTTTTTGTGTGCGGAGGATTTGTGGGTGATGGAAATCCTGGAGGGAGGGACTGGGTGGTGTGAGCAGCTCCACTCTGGGCAGCTTCTGAGGCCAATTCCAGCTCATTCCCTGCAAAGCTGCAAAGACAGGCCCAGAAAATCCCTCCTAATTATTGATTCTCAAAGATGAGTTCATTTATTTTAGTCCAGACCAGGTTATATCCATAGAAATAAATTTAGGGACAGAAAAACCTTCGGTGATGACAGCAGTGAGGGGAAATGCATTATTCACAAGAAGGAAACTGTGAAATCAGGCCTGATTTGGTGTCTGGAATGCTTAAAAAGGTGCTGGTggggtgtgttttgttttaaaggagaaggaaggagcaCCACGGGGAACCTGGAGCCAGCtttgggtcctggaagggaggaaaggctggaggaGAACCCGAgcccaggagaggagcaggagttCAGGATGGGCCCTGGCAAATGTAGGTGGGTATTTGCTGAAACTGGCACTGCAGGTGTCACCTCCCTTGATGAAAGAGCAGAAACCGAATTTTAAGCAGGGAATTTGTGGCTTAGTAAGGAAAACACCTCCACAGGAGAGGCACCAGGTTTGCAGTCCAGGAATTACAATCCACAGTCCAAAAATCACATCCTGCTGCCAAACTCTTGCCTTTACTACTTACCAAGAAACATTAAGCGGTGGATTTCATAAGCCTTGGATTAAATCCTACATAAAGTTTATATATTTATTGTAGGGTCAATTATAATATTTGACTGCAAAGCAGTAAAGCTGTTATCGCTCTTCCTGCCTCTTTCAGCAAATTCTGATTTCTTATCACCTTTCTCAGCAttacacagaaataattattGTTCACTGTGTTGCAACCATGCCgttcttttttgttctgttgtgCAGGACAATCCCTGGAATCCTTGGAAATATCAGGATGAGCAGCTTCTATGTAAGAGCCTCAGACTGTTGATGCTTTTTAGAGAAAAGCTCCTGTAAAAATCATctgagcaaatattttaaagtgtgtCTGATCTGTAGGGATTTGTGTCAGTGGGAAGGactccactgaaaaaaaatagtggaATAGTGGCTCAGAAATTTGGTGATTTCATGTTCTCACTCCAATGCTCTCAGAGCCAACAGGGGTCTTCTGGTCCTAAATATAATTGATAGAAAGAAAAGTTACACCTCCCCTAAAACCTTGAAAATAAACTGTCAACATTGTGTGAAAAACTCCTAAAGGGGAGAATGAAACCCAGAAATTATTTGTGCCTGGGATAATTCTCTTACCTGGGCAGGACGGTGACTCCAGAGTCCCCTCTGGCCTGGCTTTCTCCACCTTTCTGTTCTCAGAATTCCTTAAACCTCATTTAAAATACCGAGTTTGGCACAAACCAGGAACACCCATGAAATGACTTCTAGAAAAACCACAGAGGCACTGCCAGAGCACAgcttctcttctgtttctttattttacagTTACCCTACGGGGAAAAATTACTGCTCAAGGTGCCTGATGAAGACTTGAGCCAGAACCTTCTGTGAAAGCCCCTGGGTACCTGAGCTGGGAATTTCCTCTGGGGAAAGCCCCCAACACCTCCCATTGCTCCCCTCACAACCCAAATCCCCTTTCCTGAGAGCTGAACCCCCACACTGCCCAAACTGCTCCGTGTTTtgcagaaaagagaataaaacaaGGCACCTGAACCGCCCTGTTTGTGG contains the following coding sequences:
- the LOC134561565 gene encoding high affinity immunoglobulin alpha and immunoglobulin mu Fc receptor-like — translated: MAQSEPVSCSLHGSRFLAGGLGGSITHQCFYSTTPANKHQRKYWCKIAANGVCYTIISSSSAPQGQYTGRVALGDVPQNGTFRVTMTGLRSSDSGTYRCGIGTSNQGLYVSLNLTVLPGRICFPGSWEGFGIRCLSAFSISQK
- the LOC134561566 gene encoding polymeric immunoglobulin receptor-like; this translates as MGQVLGGSVCWQSLSCSLPADAPVSRPTQLIRGELHGSVTVLCPSGDTQRDQKRFWCKVGRSSCSLVASSDGYVGRRHQGRVVITPQDSSGAFKVLMNDLKREDSGLYLCGTQGQRGQDSPQEVVLQVDTASALPRRPKFLSGTVGGSLSFQCHHDPRGTYERQYLCRWQGGSCQVLLEPRGFVLEPYRGRLRVSGRDPERGSYTVLLGQLREEDEGWYWCGATRGHAELTSPLKLLIHKGTTTPVRATAPGPAANSTARHGGMADVMGTVPKDTTMGTVPKDTAMGTVPKHTTTGTVTHSSSSLLPTATSATSATSATSPGETFQESSSGEPRLLPVVLPALLLLICITATLLALAKIKLRKQTGEGRSTTGNLEPALGPGREERLEENPSPGEEQEFRMGPGKCRTIPGILGNIRMSSFYLPYGEKLLLKVPDEDLSQNLL